A window of Chitinophagales bacterium contains these coding sequences:
- the proC gene encoding pyrroline-5-carboxylate reductase: MASKKITIIGGGNLGASIAEGLLQSGFSKAGDITITRRTTGLLKRFADQGCKVHSDNKKAVKEGEVIILAVKPYNYAAIVKEIKTVLDPKKHILVSVITGVWIEQLQKEIGKPVPVIRAMPNTAIAIQQSMTCLAHAHATDKQIEYIQGLFDVLGRTTLIDEKLMDAATVLGACGTAFAMRYIRANIQGGIEIGFDAKTATLIAAQTIKGAADLLLTKGSHPEQEIDKVTTPKGCTIAGLNEMEHQGFSSSLIRGVLASYNKILKD; this comes from the coding sequence ATGGCTTCAAAAAAAATAACCATCATCGGCGGCGGAAACCTCGGCGCATCCATCGCTGAAGGATTACTCCAAAGCGGTTTTAGCAAAGCCGGCGATATTACCATTACCCGCCGGACAACAGGCCTGCTAAAGCGGTTTGCCGATCAGGGATGCAAGGTGCATAGTGATAATAAAAAAGCGGTGAAAGAAGGGGAGGTGATCATTCTGGCGGTCAAGCCCTATAATTATGCGGCGATCGTAAAGGAGATCAAAACAGTGCTTGATCCCAAGAAACATATTTTAGTTTCCGTCATCACCGGTGTATGGATCGAGCAACTGCAAAAGGAGATCGGTAAACCTGTGCCTGTTATCCGGGCCATGCCCAATACCGCGATCGCCATTCAACAAAGCATGACCTGTTTGGCCCATGCGCATGCTACCGACAAACAAATTGAATATATCCAGGGATTGTTTGATGTATTGGGTCGTACCACATTGATCGATGAAAAATTAATGGATGCGGCTACAGTACTCGGCGCCTGTGGTACCGCCTTTGCCATGCGATATATCCGCGCCAATATTCAGGGTGGTATCGAAATCGGTTTTGATGCCAAAACGGCTACGCTGATTGCCGCGCAAACCATCAAAGGAGCGGCCGACCTGCTTCTGACCAAAGGCTCACACCCCGAACAGGAGATCGACAAGGTCACCACACCCAAAGGGTGTACCATTGCCGGACTGAACGAGATGGAACACCAGGGGTTCAGTTCTTCTTTGATCCGGGGGGTGTTGGCGAGTTATAATAAGATATTAAAGGATTGA
- the rfaD gene encoding ADP-glyceromanno-heptose 6-epimerase, translated as MDRNSVIIVTGAAGFIGSCMVGYLNRKGYQNIIIVDEFSDGEKRPNYEDKKICARVERKELFNWLDHYQMRIDFVFHLGARTDTTEFNYAIHQELNVAYSQEIWHYCVRKNIPLVYASSAATYGNGELGYKDDHGIVEKLHPLNPYGVSKNEFDKWVLKQKEEPPFWAGLKFFNVYGPNEYHKGRMASVIFHAYNQIHQTGKVKLFRSHHPDFKDGEQLRDFVYVKDVVDICYWLMQEMPPSGIYNLGTGQARTFKDLVTAIFTALDKEPVIEFIDTPEDIRDKYQYFTEADMNKLRKVGYRDEFYSLEEGVETYVKGFLVEHKYY; from the coding sequence ATGGACAGAAATTCAGTCATAATTGTTACAGGCGCTGCCGGGTTCATTGGCAGTTGCATGGTAGGCTACCTCAACCGGAAGGGCTACCAGAACATCATCATCGTGGATGAATTCAGCGATGGCGAAAAGCGGCCTAACTACGAGGATAAGAAGATCTGTGCCCGGGTAGAGAGAAAGGAACTTTTCAACTGGCTGGATCATTACCAGATGCGCATTGATTTTGTTTTTCACCTGGGTGCCCGTACCGATACCACCGAATTTAATTATGCCATCCACCAGGAGCTCAATGTGGCCTATTCACAGGAGATCTGGCATTATTGTGTACGAAAAAATATTCCCCTGGTATATGCCTCTTCTGCCGCTACGTATGGCAATGGGGAATTGGGTTATAAAGATGACCATGGGATCGTGGAGAAATTACACCCGCTCAATCCATATGGTGTTTCCAAAAATGAGTTTGATAAATGGGTCCTGAAGCAAAAAGAAGAGCCGCCTTTTTGGGCCGGCCTGAAATTCTTTAATGTTTATGGTCCCAATGAATACCATAAAGGCCGCATGGCATCCGTGATCTTTCATGCCTATAACCAGATACATCAAACCGGAAAAGTAAAGCTCTTCCGTTCTCATCACCCCGATTTCAAGGACGGTGAGCAACTACGCGATTTTGTATATGTAAAGGATGTCGTGGATATCTGCTACTGGTTGATGCAGGAAATGCCGCCATCGGGCATATACAACCTGGGTACAGGCCAGGCACGCACCTTCAAAGACCTTGTGACCGCGATCTTCACCGCCCTGGATAAAGAACCTGTCATCGAGTTCATCGATACCCCCGAAGACATCCGGGATAAATACCAGTACTTCACCGAAGCGGATATGAACAAATTGAGAAAAGTGGGATACCGCGATGAATTTTATTCATTGGAAGAAGGGGTGGAGACGTATGTGAAGGGGTTTTTGGTTGAGCACAAGTATTATTGA
- a CDS encoding CTP synthase produces MAKFIFVTGGVTSSLGKGIIAASLAKLLQARGLRVTIQKFDPYINVDPGTLNPYEHGECYVTDDGAETDLDLGHYERFLSISTSQANNVTTGRIYQTVINKEREGAYLGKTVQVIPHITDEIKRRMLELGKTGNFDIVITEIGGTVGDIESLPYIEAVRQLQWELPDDDLLVVHLTLIPYLKAAKELKTKPTQHSVKMLSESGVFPDILVCRTEEPITEDIKRKIALFCNVQPEAVIEAVDASTIYEVPLIMMHEKLDKIVLKKLNLQIDTEPELTRWKEFLNKLKYPKAKVTIGLIGKYVELQDAYKSILESFVHAGAMNECKVQVQYIHSEFITPENVAEKLSLLDGLLVAPGFGHRGIEGKITAVKYARENGLPFFGICLGMQMAVIEFARDVLGLKEAHSTEMDPNAVEPVIDMMEEQKKITKMGGTMRLGAYPCELLSGSLAEKIYGTSHISERHRHRYEFNNKYLDAFEKNGMIASGRNPETGLVEIMEIPGHPFFVGVQYHPELKSTVENPHPVFVHFVGAARKYNEARLEQKTVVLQKELS; encoded by the coding sequence ATGGCCAAATTTATCTTTGTCACCGGGGGTGTTACTTCTTCATTGGGTAAAGGGATCATAGCTGCTTCGCTTGCCAAATTACTTCAGGCGAGGGGTTTGCGTGTAACCATCCAAAAATTTGACCCCTATATCAATGTTGACCCGGGAACTCTGAACCCATACGAACACGGAGAGTGTTATGTAACCGATGACGGGGCAGAAACCGACCTGGACCTTGGCCACTACGAACGATTTCTGAGCATTTCTACCTCACAGGCCAATAATGTGACCACAGGACGCATTTATCAAACAGTCATTAATAAGGAAAGGGAAGGGGCTTACCTGGGGAAAACCGTTCAGGTTATCCCCCATATCACAGACGAGATCAAACGCAGGATGCTGGAACTGGGGAAAACCGGGAATTTTGATATTGTGATCACCGAAATAGGTGGCACGGTGGGGGACATTGAATCCCTGCCCTATATCGAGGCGGTTCGTCAGTTACAGTGGGAACTTCCCGATGATGACCTTCTGGTGGTTCATCTCACCCTTATCCCTTATCTGAAAGCAGCCAAAGAACTCAAGACCAAGCCCACGCAACACTCGGTGAAAATGCTGAGCGAAAGCGGGGTATTCCCGGATATTCTTGTATGTCGTACCGAAGAGCCGATCACCGAAGATATCAAGCGGAAGATCGCCCTGTTTTGTAATGTTCAACCTGAAGCGGTGATCGAGGCTGTGGATGCCAGTACCATTTACGAGGTCCCCCTGATCATGATGCATGAGAAACTGGACAAGATCGTATTGAAAAAACTAAACCTCCAGATCGATACGGAACCTGAACTGACACGCTGGAAAGAGTTTTTGAATAAATTAAAATATCCCAAGGCCAAAGTAACCATCGGTCTCATTGGAAAATACGTGGAACTCCAGGATGCCTACAAATCCATCCTTGAGTCCTTTGTACATGCCGGCGCCATGAATGAATGCAAGGTGCAGGTGCAGTATATCCATTCCGAATTCATTACGCCCGAGAATGTCGCCGAGAAACTGTCCTTATTGGATGGCTTGCTGGTGGCACCTGGTTTTGGTCACCGGGGTATCGAAGGCAAGATCACAGCAGTAAAATATGCCCGTGAAAACGGACTTCCCTTCTTTGGAATTTGTCTCGGTATGCAAATGGCCGTGATCGAATTTGCCCGGGATGTGCTCGGATTGAAAGAAGCCCATTCCACCGAAATGGACCCCAATGCCGTAGAACCTGTGATCGATATGATGGAAGAGCAAAAGAAGATCACAAAGATGGGAGGCACGATGCGTTTGGGCGCCTATCCCTGTGAATTACTCAGCGGATCATTGGCGGAAAAGATCTATGGAACTTCCCATATCAGCGAACGCCACCGTCACCGCTACGAGTTTAATAATAAATACCTCGATGCCTTTGAGAAAAACGGCATGATCGCCAGTGGCCGCAACCCCGAAACCGGATTGGTGGAGATCATGGAGATACCAGGTCATCCCTTCTTTGTAGGGGTACAATACCATCCGGAACTAAAAAGTACTGTCGAAAACCCACATCCTGTATTTGTCCATTTTGTTGGCGCCGCCCGTAAATACAATGAAGCCCGGTTGGAGCAGAAAACGGTTGTGTTGCAGAAGGAGCTATCGTGA
- a CDS encoding amidohydrolase family protein — MRKIALLLLGLAISILSFSQKTYIWCGTLIDGVSDAPKKSMTIIVEGNKILAVESGYSKPGANDKSIDLKNRTVTPGWLDMHVHMEHETNPDRYIQTYTFNPADYAFQSVRYSEITLMAGFTTVRDLGGTGVNISLRNAINKGWIKGPRIYTAGKSIATTGGHADPTNGYRKDLQGDPGPKEGVINGAEEARKAVRQRYKDGSDLIKITATGGVLSVAKSGKNPQFFEDELEAIVQTANDYGFKVAVHAHGAEGMKRAIRAGVHSIEHGTFMDDEAIQLFLKHGTWYVPTITAGKAVGDSAKIPGYYPAIVVPKALETGPQIQKTFAKAYKAGVKIAFGTDAGVYQHGQNWREFGYMIEAGMSPMDAIKSATINAADLLGEKDKLGSIEAGKLADIVAMDGDPLKDSGAFGKVVFVMKDGVVYKN, encoded by the coding sequence ATGAGAAAGATTGCCCTTCTTTTACTGGGACTGGCCATTTCCATCCTTAGTTTTTCCCAAAAAACCTATATCTGGTGTGGAACCCTGATCGATGGGGTATCCGATGCACCTAAAAAGTCAATGACGATTATTGTAGAAGGGAATAAGATTCTGGCTGTAGAGAGCGGATATTCCAAACCCGGTGCCAATGATAAGAGCATTGACCTGAAGAACAGGACGGTGACACCGGGTTGGCTGGACATGCACGTGCATATGGAGCATGAGACCAATCCCGACCGGTATATTCAAACCTATACCTTCAACCCGGCCGATTATGCCTTTCAATCGGTCAGGTATTCGGAGATCACCTTAATGGCAGGATTTACTACTGTACGTGACCTGGGCGGAACCGGGGTCAATATTTCCCTGCGTAATGCAATCAACAAGGGTTGGATCAAGGGCCCAAGGATATATACGGCTGGAAAATCCATTGCCACCACCGGGGGGCATGCGGATCCGACCAATGGGTACCGAAAAGACCTTCAGGGTGACCCGGGACCAAAGGAAGGTGTGATCAATGGCGCAGAAGAAGCCCGCAAAGCAGTCCGCCAACGATACAAAGATGGTTCCGACCTGATCAAGATAACCGCCACCGGTGGGGTATTGAGCGTGGCCAAGAGCGGGAAAAATCCCCAGTTCTTTGAGGATGAACTGGAAGCCATTGTCCAAACAGCTAACGATTATGGATTCAAAGTAGCTGTACACGCCCACGGCGCAGAAGGCATGAAAAGGGCCATACGCGCCGGAGTTCACTCCATCGAACACGGTACATTCATGGATGATGAAGCGATCCAATTGTTTTTAAAACATGGAACCTGGTATGTCCCCACCATCACGGCTGGTAAAGCGGTGGGTGATTCCGCTAAAATTCCAGGGTATTATCCGGCTATTGTTGTCCCCAAGGCGCTGGAAACCGGTCCTCAAATTCAAAAGACCTTTGCCAAGGCTTATAAAGCCGGTGTCAAGATCGCCTTTGGTACCGACGCGGGGGTTTATCAGCATGGCCAGAACTGGCGGGAATTCGGTTACATGATCGAAGCAGGCATGAGCCCGATGGATGCGATCAAATCAGCTACGATCAATGCGGCCGATCTGCTGGGCGAAAAAGATAAATTGGGAAGTATTGAAGCTGGTAAACTTGCCGATATCGTGGCCATGGATGGCGATCCGTTAAAAGACAGCGGTGCGTTTGGGAAAGTGGTGTTTGTGATGAAGGATGGGGTGGTATATAAAAATTAG